One window of Phycisphaeraceae bacterium genomic DNA carries:
- a CDS encoding LexA family transcriptional regulator: MAKKKKKPATGTTQRKSPATHGANSGATESGGMRWGSRLRKLRLARNLTLEELAGAAGCTKGYLSVIENALREVPSDSMIASLEKALGVNAGDLARAAEWERTPAHFRREVMQLAAREAAQREREKKLASLLAASGIDEEGKLRGALDEAYKSGELHRLIGAPLDPPSPDARTSDAQTSGAPVSNAQSSGAHSAGSHASGSRASGSRGAFAAAPLSRFLAREVPLINRVQAGYPAEFTDLSYPARMADEYVRCPDIDDADAFAARVVGESMMPEYREGDVVVFSPAREVRAGMDCFVRFERDGETTFKRVFFESGAAGEMIRLQPLNPAFSAQVVEREKVGGLYAAVSVIKKI, encoded by the coding sequence ATGGCCAAGAAGAAGAAAAAACCGGCGACCGGCACGACGCAGAGAAAATCACCCGCGACGCACGGCGCGAACTCGGGCGCCACCGAATCCGGCGGCATGCGCTGGGGCTCGCGCTTGCGGAAACTCCGGCTCGCGCGCAACCTCACGCTCGAAGAACTCGCGGGTGCCGCGGGCTGCACGAAGGGTTACCTGTCCGTGATCGAGAACGCGCTGCGCGAAGTGCCCAGCGATTCGATGATCGCGTCGCTGGAAAAAGCGCTCGGGGTGAACGCGGGCGACCTCGCGCGCGCCGCCGAGTGGGAGCGCACGCCCGCGCACTTCCGCCGCGAGGTGATGCAGCTCGCCGCGCGCGAAGCGGCGCAGCGCGAGCGCGAGAAAAAACTCGCGTCGCTCCTCGCCGCCAGCGGCATCGACGAAGAAGGCAAACTCCGCGGCGCGCTCGACGAGGCGTACAAGTCCGGCGAGCTCCACCGACTCATCGGCGCACCGCTCGATCCGCCATCGCCCGACGCGCGCACATCCGACGCACAAACTTCAGGCGCCCCGGTATCCAACGCGCAATCCTCCGGGGCGCACTCGGCCGGCTCGCACGCATCCGGCTCGCGCGCATCCGGCTCGCGCGGCGCCTTCGCCGCCGCCCCGCTGTCTCGCTTCCTCGCCCGCGAAGTCCCGCTCATCAACCGAGTTCAGGCGGGGTATCCGGCTGAATTTACGGATCTTTCTTACCCTGCGCGGATGGCGGACGAGTATGTGCGTTGTCCGGACATCGACGATGCGGATGCGTTTGCGGCGCGGGTGGTTGGAGAGAGCATGATGCCGGAGTATCGGGAGGGAGATGTTGTCGTGTTCAGTCCGGCGCGGGAGGTGCGCGCGGGGATGGATTGTTTCGTGCGGTTTGAGCGTGACGGGGAGACGACGTTCAAGCGGGTGTTCTTTGAGAGCGGGGCGGCGGGAGAGATGATCCGATTGCAGCCGCTGAACCCGGCGTTTTCGGCGCAAGTCGTGGAGCGCGAAAAAGTTGGGGGCTTGTACGCGGCGGTGAGCGTGATTAAGAAGATTTGA
- a CDS encoding ATP-binding cassette domain-containing protein produces the protein MRTLSKRISLNGRAPTGKLLRACCRFGIGVTRASAPARDYGDLDTLLALAPGDIALITGPSGCGKSTLLRALFRALRGRNAKFRDLSSARKCERVNKAVIDLIPLPLEKSLRLLAAAGLADPFVLGRTVRELSVGERMRFMLARSLAECADAEWLLLDEFLTMLDRETAVAVASSLRRAAREIAPELRIVVATPHEDVAGALGVKTASPLRHRCAMTPPPLAKGEDSLEANTGRAAREIAPELRIVVATPHEDVAGALGVKTANPLRHRCAMTPPPFGKGEDSLEATLECVVSRPSACAFQT, from the coding sequence ATGCGAACTCTTTCGAAACGGATTTCATTGAACGGGCGCGCGCCGACGGGCAAGCTGCTGCGCGCGTGCTGCCGCTTCGGGATCGGCGTCACGCGCGCGAGCGCGCCGGCGCGAGACTATGGCGATCTCGACACTCTTCTCGCGCTCGCGCCGGGCGACATCGCGCTCATCACCGGTCCGAGCGGGTGCGGCAAATCGACCTTGCTCCGGGCTCTGTTCCGCGCGCTGCGCGGGCGCAACGCGAAGTTCCGCGATCTTTCTTCCGCTCGAAAGTGCGAGCGGGTGAACAAGGCGGTGATCGACCTGATCCCGCTGCCTCTCGAGAAATCGCTGCGCTTGCTTGCCGCGGCGGGGCTGGCCGATCCTTTCGTGCTCGGGCGAACGGTGCGCGAGTTATCGGTGGGGGAGCGGATGCGGTTCATGCTCGCGCGCTCGCTCGCGGAATGCGCCGATGCCGAGTGGCTGTTGCTCGATGAGTTTCTCACGATGCTCGATCGCGAAACGGCGGTCGCGGTGGCCTCATCGCTCAGGCGTGCGGCACGAGAGATTGCGCCCGAGCTTCGCATCGTGGTCGCGACGCCTCATGAGGATGTGGCGGGAGCGCTGGGTGTGAAGACAGCAAGCCCCCTCCGTCATCGCTGCGCGATGACACCTCCCCCTTTGGCAAAGGGGGAGGACTCTTTGGAGGCGAACACTGGGCGTGCGGCACGAGAGATTGCGCCCGAGCTTCGCATCGTGGTCGCGACGCCGCATGAGGATGTGGCGGGAGCGCTGGGTGTGAAGACAGCAAACCCCCTCCGTCATCGCTGCGCGATGACACCTCCCCCTTTCGGAAAGGGGGAGGACTCTTTGGAGGCGACCCTTGAGTGTGTGGTGAGCAGGCCTTCGGCCTGCGCATTTCAGACGTGA
- a CDS encoding GNAT family N-acetyltransferase encodes MQQIRPTVLRIGTCTREEAGELLADHYAPGSPTRVCALLGARLEIAGETRLVGVLAVTYPTLNDRWREKAWPGVYDIADKRERAKKLNATVRRIARVVVVPQQRGRGIATALVRAYLRRPLTERTEAVAAMGDFCGCFASAGMRAVECAPSERDTRLARALKELRIRPETLADDRAAERLLANGEFVRAIRAWANSAGATRKWLERADAIQMLAPMAARGVVEKKRVVWVAEAGAGRDKGAEGQREERCRGGKVPTCRGGCKGKARSTPSVIASR; translated from the coding sequence ATGCAACAGATTCGTCCAACGGTTCTTCGGATCGGTACGTGCACGCGCGAGGAAGCGGGCGAACTGCTCGCGGATCACTACGCGCCGGGGAGTCCGACGCGAGTGTGCGCGCTGCTCGGCGCACGGCTGGAAATCGCGGGCGAGACAAGATTGGTCGGCGTGCTGGCCGTCACGTACCCAACACTCAATGACCGCTGGCGCGAGAAGGCATGGCCGGGCGTGTACGACATTGCCGACAAGCGCGAGCGCGCGAAGAAGCTGAACGCGACAGTCCGCCGGATCGCGCGGGTCGTCGTCGTCCCCCAGCAGCGCGGGCGCGGCATCGCGACGGCGCTGGTGCGTGCGTATTTGCGCCGGCCGCTCACGGAGCGGACGGAAGCGGTCGCGGCGATGGGAGATTTCTGCGGCTGCTTCGCGAGCGCCGGGATGCGCGCGGTCGAGTGCGCACCCAGCGAACGCGACACGAGATTGGCGCGCGCACTCAAAGAGTTGCGTATCAGACCCGAGACGCTGGCGGATGACCGCGCGGCGGAGAGGCTGCTTGCGAACGGGGAATTCGTTCGGGCGATCCGTGCGTGGGCGAACAGCGCCGGCGCAACGCGGAAGTGGCTCGAGCGCGCGGACGCGATCCAGATGCTCGCGCCGATGGCGGCGCGGGGCGTGGTCGAGAAGAAACGCGTGGTGTGGGTGGCGGAGGCAGGAGCGGGAAGGGACAAAGGGGCAGAGGGGCAAAGGGAAGAGAGGTGTCGAGGTGGCAAGGTGCCGACGTGCCGAGGGGGATGCAAAGGAAAGGCAAGATCAACCCCCTCCGTCATCGCTTCGCGATGA
- a CDS encoding GIY-YIG nuclease family protein: protein MKLDELREEILGRIRDCAAGNGGRAPSREEFTKTTKIGIAKWKGVLWRSWGDALIEAGFKPDARRKSDAEMLEEYGKLALELCRVPTSPDLRLAGKQGKKVSNWNTLRARFGGRRGLNASLVEYWKGREESQLIRGYCGKKRTRQTRRGEEPLVPGWVYLMESGGIYKIGRAVNVEHRHKEVETMTPHDLVILHRIKTDDSVGIEAYWHKRFESKWVKGEWFSLNDEDVKVMRERVVM, encoded by the coding sequence ATGAAACTCGATGAATTACGCGAAGAGATTTTGGGACGGATCAGGGACTGTGCCGCGGGAAACGGGGGGAGGGCACCGTCGCGCGAGGAATTTACGAAGACGACGAAGATCGGGATTGCGAAGTGGAAAGGGGTGTTGTGGCGGTCGTGGGGGGATGCGCTGATCGAGGCGGGGTTCAAGCCGGATGCGCGGCGGAAATCGGACGCGGAAATGTTGGAGGAGTATGGGAAGTTGGCGCTGGAGTTGTGCCGCGTACCGACGTCGCCGGATTTGCGGCTGGCGGGGAAGCAGGGGAAGAAGGTTTCGAACTGGAACACGCTTCGTGCGCGGTTCGGCGGGCGGCGGGGGCTGAACGCGAGCCTGGTTGAGTATTGGAAGGGGCGGGAAGAATCGCAGTTGATCCGCGGGTATTGCGGGAAGAAGCGGACGCGGCAGACGCGGCGCGGCGAGGAGCCGCTGGTGCCGGGGTGGGTTTATCTGATGGAATCGGGCGGGATCTACAAGATCGGGAGGGCGGTGAATGTGGAGCACCGGCACAAGGAGGTGGAGACGATGACGCCGCACGACCTGGTGATTCTGCACCGGATCAAGACGGATGACTCGGTGGGGATCGAGGCGTACTGGCACAAGAGGTTCGAATCGAAATGGGTGAAGGGGGAGTGGTTCAGTTTGAATGATGAGGATGTGAAGGTGATGAGGGAGAGGGTGGTGATGTAG
- a CDS encoding hybrid sensor histidine kinase/response regulator, which yields MATEQSEHDEGASDGTPSRGQIVVFAAGLYAVLCGAITLIGWFVNQPRLTDWLEDGISMFPVTATCAIACGIGLLLLCPREVSQKQRVGAAILGALACALGLATLFEHATMIDLGIDTFLVRREWGQKAARSLMRMGPPASVSFAALGSSIVLLALGGKWSRRIASALGVLCAAIASLSLIGYFYGVDQLFALPKLTGIARQAATAIFAIGIAVVTLVPELGLANLMSRRDGGGVLARRVLPAAVFAAIMIGWLRLQGQDAHLYDTAFGTAIRTLVEIGLFLLLIWWTANGVSAAESKLRKSREELRAALDEATTMGRFKDEFLATLSHELRNPMTAILGWSGIVRKKMNQGKDVELAHGLEVIERNAKLQAQMIDDLLDVSRIAAGKVRLNIQNVDLREVVRSAVDVVKPGAEAKGLSIQVFFGTGLPPIRGDSTRLQQVLFNLLVNALKFTPSGGAVKIECTRIGSAVQIAVADTGVGIEPEFLPHVFERFRQQDAATTKKYGGLGLGLAIVRQLVELHGGRVTAQSEGAGKGATFTITLLTVDSALSGAQGVTGPGETPNLIGTRVLVVDDDDDVRDLLNRMLSGCGATVTLARSVDEALEKVECAEPDVLLSDIGMPGKDGYDLVWHLRQRGIGVYSVALTSFASAGDRARALQAGFDTHVSKPVHTQELFAAIRGAKAE from the coding sequence ATGGCCACGGAACAGAGTGAACATGATGAAGGTGCGAGCGACGGTACGCCGAGCCGGGGTCAGATTGTCGTGTTCGCGGCGGGCCTGTACGCGGTCCTGTGCGGCGCGATCACGCTCATCGGCTGGTTCGTGAATCAACCTCGGCTGACCGACTGGCTCGAAGACGGCATCTCGATGTTCCCGGTGACGGCGACGTGCGCGATCGCGTGCGGCATCGGGCTCCTCTTGCTCTGCCCGCGCGAGGTGAGCCAGAAGCAGCGGGTCGGCGCGGCGATTCTCGGCGCGCTGGCGTGCGCGCTCGGGCTCGCAACGCTCTTCGAGCACGCGACGATGATCGACCTGGGGATCGATACGTTTCTGGTCAGGCGCGAGTGGGGGCAGAAGGCCGCGAGATCACTGATGCGCATGGGTCCGCCTGCGTCGGTTTCGTTCGCGGCGCTGGGTTCGTCGATCGTTCTCCTCGCGCTCGGCGGCAAGTGGTCGCGCCGGATCGCGAGCGCGCTCGGGGTTTTGTGCGCCGCGATCGCGAGCCTTTCGCTGATCGGATACTTCTATGGGGTCGATCAGTTGTTCGCGCTGCCGAAGCTGACGGGCATCGCGCGCCAGGCGGCGACGGCGATCTTCGCGATCGGCATCGCGGTCGTGACGCTTGTTCCCGAGTTGGGGCTCGCGAACCTGATGAGCCGGCGCGATGGCGGGGGCGTGCTCGCGCGCCGGGTTCTGCCCGCCGCGGTGTTCGCGGCGATCATGATCGGATGGCTGCGCCTGCAGGGGCAGGACGCGCATCTGTACGACACGGCCTTCGGCACCGCGATCCGCACGCTGGTCGAGATCGGGCTCTTTCTGCTGCTGATCTGGTGGACCGCGAACGGGGTGAGCGCCGCGGAGAGCAAGCTGCGCAAAAGCCGCGAGGAGCTGCGTGCGGCGCTCGACGAAGCGACCACGATGGGCCGTTTCAAAGACGAGTTTCTCGCGACGCTCTCGCACGAACTGCGGAACCCGATGACCGCGATCCTCGGGTGGTCGGGCATCGTGCGGAAAAAAATGAACCAGGGGAAGGATGTCGAGCTGGCGCACGGGCTGGAAGTGATCGAACGCAACGCGAAATTGCAGGCGCAGATGATCGACGACCTGCTCGACGTGAGCCGGATCGCGGCCGGCAAGGTGAGGTTGAACATCCAGAACGTCGATCTGCGCGAAGTCGTGCGCAGCGCGGTGGATGTCGTCAAGCCGGGCGCGGAAGCGAAAGGTCTTTCGATCCAGGTCTTTTTCGGAACGGGTTTGCCCCCGATCCGCGGCGATTCCACGCGCCTGCAGCAGGTGCTGTTCAACCTCCTCGTGAACGCGCTCAAGTTCACGCCCTCGGGCGGGGCGGTGAAGATCGAGTGCACGCGGATCGGGTCCGCGGTGCAGATCGCCGTGGCGGACACGGGCGTGGGGATCGAGCCGGAGTTTCTGCCCCACGTGTTCGAGCGGTTCCGTCAGCAGGACGCGGCGACGACGAAGAAGTACGGGGGCCTGGGTCTCGGGCTCGCGATCGTGCGCCAGCTGGTGGAGTTGCACGGGGGAAGGGTGACGGCGCAGAGCGAAGGCGCGGGAAAAGGCGCGACATTCACCATCACGCTTTTGACGGTGGATTCGGCGTTGAGCGGCGCGCAGGGGGTGACGGGGCCGGGCGAAACACCGAATCTGATCGGCACGCGCGTGCTTGTCGTCGATGACGACGACGACGTGCGCGATCTGTTGAACCGGATGTTGAGCGGGTGCGGCGCGACGGTGACGCTGGCGCGTTCGGTGGATGAGGCGCTCGAGAAGGTCGAGTGCGCTGAACCCGATGTGCTGCTGAGCGACATCGGGATGCCGGGGAAAGACGGGTACGACCTGGTGTGGCATCTGCGTCAGCGCGGCATCGGTGTCTACTCGGTCGCGCTGACCTCGTTCGCGAGCGCGGGCGATCGGGCGCGCGCGCTGCAGGCGGGGTTCGACACGCACGTCTCGAAGCCGGTTCACACGCAGGAGTTGTTCGCGGCGATCCGCGGCGCGAAAGCGGAATGA
- a CDS encoding HlyC/CorC family transporter yields the protein MIEVVLIAVLLFVNAIFVAAEIGIVASRRLRLEHAAERGEAGARHALRMVQHPTRYISTIQIGITVLTLSLGALGEASLADRFEQWIALQIPALKEHAHLVSIVTVVIGLTLVSLLFSEILPKRLAMVNPERIARWSGAPIAWLATLASPLVWILTSATDSVLKLLGIKTVGDDAVNEEEVRGLIEKGTEAGVFAASEGEIVDRVFDLADRKVKSLMVPRSEIVYIESDDDVNRVRLIVATSPHSHFPVCKGGIDHLVGIVHVKDLVKFGLVSGLSDSSEKIDLEGLARAPLFVPENTLALKLLDRFRETREHLAVVVDEFGGTEGLVTLNDLVSAIVGDVVRPEGDHPEIVKREDGSYLVDARLSVSDLCRELEIDEFDRAELGEAGADVNTVAGVVLALLGHLPKTGETVEGFGLKFEVVDMDLQRIDKVMVSRVETAPPPEPQS from the coding sequence GTGATCGAAGTCGTCCTCATCGCCGTCCTGCTGTTTGTCAACGCCATTTTCGTCGCCGCCGAAATCGGAATCGTCGCCTCGAGGCGCCTCCGCCTCGAGCACGCCGCCGAACGGGGCGAAGCCGGCGCCCGCCACGCGCTCCGCATGGTGCAGCACCCGACCAGGTACATCTCCACCATCCAGATCGGAATCACCGTCCTCACCCTCAGCCTCGGCGCACTCGGCGAGGCCTCGCTCGCCGATCGTTTCGAACAATGGATCGCGCTGCAGATCCCCGCGCTGAAAGAGCACGCGCATCTCGTTTCGATCGTCACGGTCGTCATCGGCCTCACGCTCGTCTCGCTCTTGTTCAGCGAAATCCTCCCCAAGCGCCTCGCGATGGTCAACCCCGAGCGCATCGCGCGCTGGTCCGGCGCGCCCATCGCCTGGCTCGCCACGCTCGCCTCGCCGCTGGTCTGGATTCTCACGAGCGCAACCGACTCCGTCCTCAAACTCCTTGGAATCAAAACCGTTGGCGACGACGCCGTCAACGAAGAAGAAGTCCGAGGCCTCATCGAAAAAGGAACCGAGGCCGGCGTCTTCGCCGCCAGCGAAGGCGAGATCGTCGATCGCGTCTTCGATCTCGCCGATCGCAAGGTCAAGAGCCTCATGGTCCCGCGCAGCGAGATCGTCTACATCGAATCCGACGACGATGTCAACCGCGTCCGCCTCATCGTCGCCACCAGCCCCCACTCGCACTTCCCCGTCTGCAAAGGCGGCATCGATCACCTCGTCGGCATCGTCCACGTCAAAGACCTCGTCAAGTTCGGCCTCGTCAGCGGCCTCTCCGACTCCAGCGAGAAGATCGACCTCGAAGGCCTCGCCCGCGCGCCCCTCTTCGTCCCTGAAAACACGCTCGCGCTCAAGCTCCTCGACCGTTTCCGCGAAACCCGCGAACACCTCGCCGTCGTCGTGGACGAATTCGGCGGCACCGAGGGACTCGTCACGCTCAACGATCTCGTCAGCGCCATCGTCGGCGACGTCGTCCGCCCCGAAGGAGATCACCCCGAGATCGTCAAGCGCGAAGACGGAAGCTACCTCGTCGATGCGCGACTCTCCGTCTCCGATCTCTGCCGCGAACTCGAGATCGACGAGTTCGATCGCGCCGAACTCGGCGAGGCCGGCGCCGACGTCAACACCGTCGCCGGTGTCGTGCTCGCGCTCCTCGGCCACCTTCCAAAGACCGGCGAAACCGTCGAGGGCTTCGGCCTGAAATTCGAAGTGGTCGACATGGATCTCCAGCGCATCGACAAGGTGATGGTCAGCCGCGTCGAGACCGCGCCGCCCCCCGAGCCGCAATCCTGA
- a CDS encoding matrixin family metalloprotease — MIPGLAGMLAKIDEQHRAMVEKRIETALAKPNAAAMSACFAPGTSNEVMEAFRMAEARLNPFDDRFRNGPRWQSTALMPGGSPLGKPVTLTWSIVPDGTFVEGFNGEPDAPSNLRAYLNGIYGNQAVWLPIIQSVFDRWSQVSGLNYVYEPNDDGAPLQEPGGNPSTNFGVVGVRGDVRISGHTIDGNSGVLAYNFYPDVTNAVGGDMVIDTGDNFFQTTTGNSVRLRDVMMHEHGHGMGQPHVCPIETAKLMEPFVATNFDGPRHDDIRSAQYSYGDVNEPNDFAAEATYLGVLDCGSLSLGDLPAPAGPVAGAITEVPIGSTLSLSDVNDDDFYAVTVTGAARISVTATPLGLLYDDSAQACSGQSGSCCSGSPTDSLTKIDLAINVVGTDGTSLIASANATGAGARETLNDVVLPGAGTYYIQIKPAGSVSTAQFYHLDITTAPNTVLAGLTGDSDVAIPAGVLVPVELKINDGTEAFDLSQSRFFYSLDGGVNFVEAPIYDHGGGAYVAALADIPCGATVPFYVEVRSTSGSLVRLPCSGTYVPRSGEVFNTYTTDFTSDTGWVVGPNTATTGIWENVVPIGSAAQPGADHTGPGGKCFVTGQGALGNSAGAFDIDGGQTLLTSPTMNLSGMQDAEVSYWRWYSTGAGAAPYADTFIIQASNNGGSTWTTAETVGPGSVTDPDTNPGWRFKSFKLSSIGIAPSANVKVRFNASDIGSGSVVEAALDDFAVRGFFCQPVAWCVGDLNLDGLVEDFDFVVFAAAYNTLDCADPAMPAGCPSDLNGDGFVDDSDFVLFVSAYNELVCP; from the coding sequence ATGATTCCAGGGCTGGCGGGGATGCTGGCGAAGATCGATGAACAGCATCGCGCGATGGTGGAGAAGCGGATCGAGACAGCGCTTGCGAAGCCGAATGCGGCGGCGATGAGCGCGTGCTTTGCTCCGGGAACGTCGAACGAGGTGATGGAGGCGTTTCGCATGGCGGAGGCGCGTCTGAACCCGTTCGATGATCGGTTCCGCAACGGGCCTCGGTGGCAATCGACGGCACTGATGCCGGGTGGCAGCCCGCTCGGCAAGCCGGTGACGCTCACGTGGTCGATCGTGCCGGACGGCACGTTTGTCGAGGGATTCAATGGAGAACCGGATGCGCCTTCGAATCTGCGGGCGTACCTGAACGGGATCTACGGCAACCAGGCGGTGTGGCTTCCGATCATCCAGTCGGTGTTCGATCGCTGGTCGCAGGTGAGCGGGCTCAACTATGTGTACGAGCCGAACGACGACGGCGCGCCCCTGCAGGAACCGGGCGGGAACCCCAGCACGAACTTCGGCGTCGTGGGCGTGCGCGGCGACGTGCGGATCAGCGGGCACACAATCGACGGGAACTCGGGCGTTCTGGCGTACAACTTTTATCCCGACGTCACCAACGCTGTCGGCGGGGACATGGTGATCGACACGGGCGACAATTTCTTTCAGACGACGACGGGCAATTCGGTGCGCTTGCGCGACGTGATGATGCACGAGCACGGGCACGGGATGGGGCAGCCGCATGTGTGTCCGATCGAGACGGCGAAGCTGATGGAGCCTTTTGTCGCGACGAATTTCGACGGGCCGCGGCACGACGACATCCGCAGCGCGCAGTACTCGTACGGCGACGTGAACGAGCCGAACGATTTCGCGGCGGAGGCGACGTACCTGGGCGTTCTTGATTGCGGGAGCCTGAGCCTCGGCGATCTGCCGGCGCCGGCGGGGCCGGTGGCGGGTGCGATCACGGAAGTGCCGATCGGTTCGACGCTTTCGCTTTCGGATGTGAACGACGACGACTTTTACGCGGTGACGGTGACGGGCGCGGCGCGGATCTCGGTGACGGCGACGCCTCTGGGCCTTTTGTACGACGATTCGGCGCAGGCGTGCTCGGGGCAGAGCGGCTCGTGCTGCTCGGGGAGCCCGACGGACAGCCTGACGAAGATCGACCTGGCGATCAATGTCGTCGGAACGGACGGAACATCACTGATCGCGAGCGCGAATGCGACCGGCGCGGGAGCGCGGGAAACTCTGAACGATGTGGTGCTTCCGGGCGCGGGGACCTATTACATTCAGATCAAGCCGGCGGGCTCGGTGAGCACGGCGCAGTTCTATCACCTCGACATCACGACGGCGCCGAACACGGTGCTGGCCGGATTGACGGGGGATTCGGATGTCGCGATCCCGGCGGGCGTGCTGGTGCCGGTGGAGCTCAAGATCAACGACGGGACCGAGGCGTTCGATCTTTCGCAGAGCCGCTTCTTCTACAGCCTCGACGGAGGCGTGAATTTTGTGGAAGCGCCGATCTATGACCACGGCGGCGGCGCGTATGTCGCGGCGCTCGCGGATATTCCCTGCGGCGCGACGGTGCCGTTCTATGTCGAGGTGCGTTCGACGAGCGGGAGCCTGGTGAGGCTGCCGTGCAGCGGGACGTATGTGCCGCGGTCGGGCGAGGTGTTCAACACGTACACGACCGACTTCACGAGCGACACGGGCTGGGTGGTCGGGCCGAACACGGCGACGACCGGCATCTGGGAGAACGTGGTTCCGATCGGTTCGGCGGCGCAGCCGGGCGCGGATCACACGGGTCCGGGCGGCAAGTGTTTCGTGACGGGGCAGGGCGCGCTCGGCAATTCGGCGGGCGCGTTCGACATCGACGGCGGGCAGACGCTCCTGACGAGTCCGACGATGAATCTTTCCGGAATGCAGGACGCCGAGGTTTCATACTGGCGGTGGTACTCGACGGGCGCGGGCGCGGCGCCGTACGCGGATACTTTCATCATCCAGGCATCGAACAACGGCGGGAGCACGTGGACGACGGCCGAGACCGTGGGCCCGGGCAGCGTGACCGACCCCGATACCAATCCGGGTTGGCGGTTCAAGAGTTTCAAGCTCTCGAGCATTGGCATCGCGCCGAGCGCGAACGTGAAGGTGCGGTTCAACGCGTCGGACATCGGTTCGGGTTCGGTGGTCGAGGCGGCGCTGGATGATTTCGCGGTGCGCGGATTCTTCTGTCAGCCGGTGGCGTGGTGCGTGGGCGACTTGAATCTCGACGGGCTGGTGGAAGACTTTGACTTTGTGGTGTTCGCCGCGGCGTACAACACGCTCGATTGCGCGGACCCGGCGATGCCGGCGGGGTGTCCGAGTGATTTGAACGGGGACGGGTTTGTGGATGACTCGGACTTTGTGTTGTTTGTGAGCGCGTACAACGAGCTTGTTTGTCCGTGA
- a CDS encoding amidohydrolase family protein, with amino-acid sequence MPTPTTSPHNLHALDYVALAAALPHARAFNGRIIDVHSHIHGKEATRIYETAARLFGVRLTYSQTRLTEVPTVREVLKDSVRFVAIPNFSLPDKAHAFGPGYLDSIRAFREEHGAKMIKLWNAPRTREWFTGPDRDDYIELDGKWRVAAAELAVSLGMMIKTHTADPDTWFKAKYTDRAKYGVKKEHYRGLEVMLKRFPVPWIAAHMGGNPEDLNFLSGLLERHPNLYLDTSATKWVVRELGKHPREELLAFFEKWQDRIFFGSDIVTMDDQLTKKTPDQQRMSPMSDLSDSPETAFELYASRYFALRTMFETVGDRESPIADPDLKMVEPDKHTDLSSPTLRGIGLSEPVLRKIYYENVQRVVIGWENGTWKPA; translated from the coding sequence ATGCCCACCCCCACCACGTCCCCGCACAACCTCCATGCGCTCGACTACGTCGCCCTTGCCGCGGCACTCCCCCACGCGCGCGCCTTCAACGGCCGCATCATCGACGTCCATTCCCACATCCACGGCAAGGAAGCGACCAGGATCTACGAAACCGCCGCGCGTCTCTTCGGCGTCCGGCTCACCTACTCCCAGACGCGACTCACCGAAGTTCCAACAGTCCGCGAAGTCCTGAAAGATTCCGTCCGTTTCGTCGCCATCCCCAACTTCTCACTCCCCGATAAGGCGCACGCCTTCGGCCCCGGCTACCTCGACAGCATCCGCGCCTTCCGCGAAGAGCACGGCGCAAAAATGATCAAGCTCTGGAACGCGCCGCGCACCCGCGAATGGTTCACCGGCCCCGATCGCGACGATTACATCGAGCTCGATGGAAAGTGGCGCGTCGCCGCGGCAGAGCTCGCCGTGTCGCTGGGCATGATGATCAAAACTCACACCGCCGACCCGGACACCTGGTTCAAAGCCAAGTACACCGATCGCGCCAAATACGGCGTCAAGAAAGAACACTACCGCGGGCTCGAAGTCATGCTCAAGCGCTTCCCCGTTCCGTGGATCGCGGCACACATGGGCGGCAACCCCGAAGATCTCAACTTCCTCTCCGGCCTGCTCGAACGCCATCCGAATCTGTACCTCGACACCAGCGCGACCAAATGGGTCGTACGCGAGCTCGGCAAGCATCCGCGCGAAGAACTCCTCGCCTTCTTCGAGAAGTGGCAGGACCGCATCTTCTTCGGCTCCGACATCGTGACGATGGACGATCAACTCACAAAGAAAACGCCCGATCAGCAGCGCATGAGCCCGATGAGCGATCTCTCCGACTCGCCCGAAACCGCGTTCGAGCTTTACGCCAGCCGCTACTTCGCGCTCCGCACCATGTTCGAAACCGTCGGCGATCGCGAGAGCCCCATCGCCGACCCCGATCTCAAAATGGTCGAGCCCGACAAACACACCGATCTCTCGAGCCCCACGCTCCGCGGCATCGGCCTCTCCGAACCCGTGCTCCGCAAGATCTACTACGAGAACGTCCAGCGCGTCGTCATCGGCTGGGAAAACGGAACATGGAAGCCCGCCTGA